A region from the Streptosporangium sp. NBC_01756 genome encodes:
- a CDS encoding TetR/AcrR family transcriptional regulator has translation MSPRKAAVLRDGGGQSLREHLVAAAERLIAQRGTAGLTVRDIARAAQVADGVLYNHFAGKEELIALALQAHVQTVRRRLGELPAAAGSGTVEANLRAYVVYGLALHTAILPAFAGLLSQPEVLSLLTGMPDPVGKGHGLKAELTAYLRAEQDLGRLARHARAEAAATMVVGACHELVLPHLFRGSAPTSLEVPPGFVDDLVATVMNGIAPSP, from the coding sequence ATGTCACCGAGAAAAGCAGCGGTCCTGCGTGACGGCGGTGGCCAGAGCCTGCGCGAGCACCTGGTCGCCGCCGCCGAACGCCTCATAGCCCAGCGGGGCACCGCCGGGCTCACCGTGCGTGACATCGCCCGTGCGGCCCAGGTCGCCGACGGGGTGCTCTACAACCACTTCGCGGGCAAGGAAGAGCTCATCGCGCTCGCCCTGCAGGCCCACGTCCAGACCGTCCGGCGCCGGTTGGGCGAGTTGCCCGCGGCGGCGGGCAGCGGCACCGTCGAGGCCAACCTGCGTGCCTACGTCGTCTACGGCCTGGCGCTGCACACCGCCATCCTGCCCGCCTTCGCCGGGCTGCTGTCCCAGCCGGAGGTCCTCAGCCTGCTGACCGGCATGCCCGACCCCGTCGGGAAAGGGCACGGGCTCAAGGCGGAGCTGACCGCATACCTCCGGGCCGAGCAGGATCTCGGCCGCCTCGCCCGGCACGCCCGCGCCGAGGCCGCCGCCACGATGGTCGTCGGAGCCTGCCACGAACTGGTCCTGCCCCACCTGTTCCGCGGTTCCGCCCCAACCTCTCTGGAGGTCCCGCCCGGTTTCGTGGACGACCTGGTGGCCACCGTCATGAACGGCATCGCCCCGTCCCCCTGA
- a CDS encoding class I SAM-dependent methyltransferase encodes MQSVVNTHQAEAWNGYEGNHWADHQDRYDAVNSGFNDHLIGAAAIGERDRVLDIGCGNGQVTRLAARRARLGHTTGIDLAAPMLRRAEASAAGEGIANVAFERGDAQIHPFPDGGFDVALSRFGIMFFADPVAAFANIGRALRPGGRLAFLSLRDMGDNDLGPVLTAMARHLPARPASTGPGAAGPESLADPARIREVLTGAGFEKVTSTAVDAPQVWGRDAEDAGDFLGAWGPLRFMLDQVDEAAAARARAALTAALRPYEEPDAVRLRGAAWLVTATRP; translated from the coding sequence ATGCAGTCCGTCGTCAACACCCATCAGGCCGAGGCGTGGAACGGCTACGAGGGCAACCACTGGGCCGACCACCAGGATCGTTACGACGCCGTCAACAGCGGCTTCAACGACCACCTCATCGGGGCGGCCGCCATCGGTGAGCGCGACCGCGTGCTCGACATCGGCTGCGGCAACGGGCAGGTGACCCGGCTGGCCGCCCGGCGGGCACGGCTCGGGCACACCACCGGGATCGACCTGGCGGCGCCGATGCTGCGGCGGGCCGAGGCCAGTGCGGCCGGCGAGGGGATCGCCAATGTGGCGTTCGAGCGCGGTGACGCCCAGATCCACCCCTTCCCGGACGGTGGTTTCGACGTCGCCCTCAGTCGGTTCGGGATCATGTTCTTCGCCGACCCGGTCGCCGCGTTCGCCAACATCGGCCGCGCGCTGCGGCCAGGTGGACGGCTGGCCTTCCTGTCGCTGCGGGACATGGGAGACAACGACCTCGGCCCCGTTCTCACCGCGATGGCACGGCACCTCCCGGCAAGGCCCGCCTCCACCGGGCCCGGCGCCGCCGGGCCGGAGTCACTGGCCGACCCGGCGCGCATCCGGGAGGTGCTCACCGGCGCGGGGTTCGAGAAGGTGACCTCGACAGCCGTCGACGCCCCCCAGGTGTGGGGCCGGGACGCTGAGGACGCGGGGGATTTCCTCGGTGCGTGGGGCCCCCTCCGTTTCATGCTCGACCAGGTCGACGAGGCCGCCGCCGCTCGTGCCCGTGCCGCGCTCACCGCGGCACTGCGCCCCTACGAGGAGCCCGACGCCGTACGGCTGCGCGGCGCCGCCTGGCTGGTCACCGCCACCCGCCCCTGA
- a CDS encoding ATP-binding protein, translating to MKIDPTSAGQARAHIRAWIGADHPAYENVRLATSELVTNAVVHTGRPRPHDLIMLTLTQTADLFYLAVTDPGGTSWRPRTPEAVPDDEESGRGLAIVGEISVQRWGVRDHGDLGRTVWCALDTGSTPAEPACG from the coding sequence CTGAAAATCGATCCCACCTCCGCCGGGCAGGCCCGCGCCCATATACGCGCCTGGATCGGCGCCGACCACCCGGCATATGAGAACGTACGGCTGGCGACATCCGAATTGGTGACGAACGCCGTCGTCCATACCGGCCGGCCACGCCCGCACGACCTGATAATGCTCACACTCACCCAGACGGCGGACCTGTTCTACCTGGCGGTCACGGATCCGGGCGGCACCTCGTGGAGGCCGCGAACGCCCGAGGCCGTACCCGACGACGAGGAGAGCGGACGCGGCCTGGCCATCGTCGGCGAGATCTCCGTACAGCGCTGGGGAGTCCGCGACCACGGCGACCTGGGACGGACCGTGTGGTGCGCCCTCGACACCGGCTCCACTCCGGCGGAGCCGGCATGCGGGTGA
- a CDS encoding helix-turn-helix domain-containing protein, with product MPGLKELDPGTSPIALFGYELRRYRQEAGLSQSKLARRMGYSLGTVSMAETGRRPPTEDFARRCDEALGAEGALVRIKEMIDNVAARLPAWFRPWAEIEQTAESLRTWQPLIMPGLLQTADYARVLFSNEPCAPAEDVERSVAARLDRQLILEREVPPTLWVVLDEGVLGRRVGNASIMLGQLDHLLQMARRPYVTVQIVPSEAGSTVGLLGGFFIAQVRGVVNSVYMESAGQGQVSDRPGDVADIMTRYEAIRADALPRWMSLKLIEEMRARWARN from the coding sequence ATGCCCGGACTCAAGGAACTCGACCCCGGCACGTCGCCGATCGCGTTATTCGGCTACGAGCTGCGCCGATACCGCCAGGAGGCGGGTCTGTCCCAGTCGAAGCTGGCCAGACGGATGGGATATTCGCTGGGCACCGTGTCGATGGCCGAGACCGGCAGGCGACCGCCGACGGAGGACTTCGCGCGGCGATGCGACGAGGCCCTGGGTGCCGAGGGCGCACTCGTCCGGATCAAGGAGATGATCGACAACGTCGCCGCCCGGCTACCGGCCTGGTTCCGGCCGTGGGCGGAGATCGAACAGACAGCCGAGAGCCTCCGTACCTGGCAGCCGCTCATTATGCCGGGACTCCTCCAGACGGCCGACTATGCGCGAGTGCTTTTCAGTAACGAGCCCTGTGCTCCAGCGGAGGATGTGGAGAGGAGTGTGGCCGCCCGGTTGGACCGTCAGCTCATCCTGGAGCGGGAAGTTCCGCCGACACTCTGGGTGGTTCTTGATGAAGGGGTGCTGGGGCGTCGCGTCGGCAACGCATCGATCATGCTGGGGCAGCTTGACCACCTTCTCCAGATGGCACGGCGGCCATACGTGACCGTCCAGATCGTCCCTTCGGAAGCAGGAAGCACTGTGGGCCTTTTAGGGGGATTTTTCATTGCCCAGGTCCGAGGGGTCGTCAATAGTGTGTATATGGAGTCAGCCGGTCAAGGGCAGGTTTCCGATCGTCCTGGTGACGTGGCAGACATCATGACCAGATACGAGGCGATCAGAGCGGATGCGCTTCCTCGGTGGATGTCGCTGAAACTGATCGAGGAGATGAGGGCGCGATGGGCCAGGAACTAA
- a CDS encoding DUF397 domain-containing protein — MEIARLSGGRVGVRDSKDQAGPALVFTPGEWAAFTRWIRTDGTV, encoded by the coding sequence GTGGAGATTGCCCGGCTGTCGGGGGGGCGAGTGGGTGTCCGGGACAGCAAGGACCAGGCGGGTCCGGCGCTGGTGTTCACCCCGGGGGAGTGGGCCGCTTTCACCCGCTGGATCCGTACCGACGGAACGGTCTGA
- a CDS encoding Lrp/AsnC family transcriptional regulator produces the protein MPESPPPRLDEIDAQLLDLLQHDAGRTLHDLGEQIGLSASAVQRRIARYRKDGLITRQVAVLDPHRFGPTVLATVLVTLEQESFEHHQAFAERMRSNPQVQQCYQVAGPWDYIVVLAARSMRDCSRLGNRLFKADDNIRRYETLLVFDTVKTGLALPLPTPQPSRSQDGRP, from the coding sequence ATGCCCGAATCACCGCCACCGCGCCTGGACGAGATCGACGCCCAGCTGCTGGACCTGCTCCAGCACGACGCTGGACGCACCCTGCACGACCTCGGTGAACAGATCGGGCTCTCAGCGAGCGCCGTCCAGCGGCGGATCGCTCGCTACCGCAAGGACGGCCTTATCACCAGGCAGGTCGCCGTCCTCGACCCGCACCGCTTCGGTCCCACCGTCCTAGCCACGGTCCTGGTGACCCTGGAGCAGGAATCGTTCGAGCACCACCAGGCCTTCGCCGAACGGATGCGCTCGAACCCGCAGGTCCAGCAGTGCTACCAGGTCGCGGGACCGTGGGACTACATAGTCGTCCTGGCCGCACGAAGCATGCGCGACTGCAGCCGCCTTGGCAACCGCCTGTTCAAGGCTGACGACAACATCAGGCGTTACGAAACCCTGCTCGTCTTCGACACCGTCAAGACCGGCCTGGCCCTTCCGCTCCCCACGCCACAGCCCTCTCGGTCACAAGACGGGCGGCCCTGA
- a CDS encoding threonine ammonia-lyase — MDLDVARIEKAVQVIDPVFLNTPQYLDEQLCQALGGRAVTVKVETANPVRSFKGRGADLMLSTLAPGTPVVCASSGNFGQAVAYAGRARGMPVEVFVPETINPAKRERMETFGARVITAGADGTSAREAAAAHAERHPDRVYLQDGLQAAIAEGAGTIGVELTHGAPGGPGGPGFDAVVLPVGDGALINGVGRWMKAHAPGTRIVGVNAEGAPSMLESLRVGRAVCIEGARTFADGIAVRGPLEVSVRRARTLVDEIVLVTDEAIAAAMELAARTLGIVLEPAGAAGLAAIAEGEVSGHRLATVLTGANPRPEQVRELAARLTRSVRNSPDPAETRTSGSIGPAGRTTL, encoded by the coding sequence ATGGACCTGGACGTGGCGCGAATCGAGAAGGCCGTACAGGTGATCGATCCGGTGTTCCTCAACACCCCGCAGTACCTCGACGAGCAGCTGTGCCAAGCGCTGGGCGGCCGCGCGGTGACGGTGAAGGTGGAGACGGCCAACCCGGTACGCAGCTTCAAGGGCCGGGGCGCCGACCTGATGCTGAGCACGCTCGCCCCCGGCACGCCGGTGGTGTGCGCCAGTTCGGGCAACTTCGGGCAGGCCGTCGCCTACGCGGGGCGCGCCCGGGGGATGCCGGTCGAGGTGTTCGTGCCCGAGACGATCAATCCTGCCAAGCGGGAGCGGATGGAAACCTTCGGCGCCCGGGTCATCACGGCGGGGGCGGACGGTACATCGGCGCGGGAGGCCGCGGCCGCCCACGCTGAGCGCCATCCTGACCGCGTCTACCTGCAGGATGGCCTGCAGGCGGCGATCGCCGAGGGCGCCGGGACGATCGGTGTCGAACTGACCCACGGCGCACCGGGCGGCCCGGGCGGTCCGGGCTTCGACGCCGTTGTGCTCCCAGTCGGCGACGGAGCGCTGATCAACGGCGTGGGGCGCTGGATGAAGGCGCACGCTCCCGGCACCCGGATCGTGGGGGTCAATGCCGAAGGCGCTCCCTCGATGCTGGAAAGCCTGCGCGTCGGCCGCGCGGTCTGCATCGAAGGCGCTCGCACCTTCGCCGACGGCATAGCGGTGCGCGGCCCGCTGGAGGTCTCGGTGCGGCGGGCCCGCACGCTGGTGGACGAGATCGTCCTGGTGACAGACGAGGCCATCGCCGCCGCCATGGAGCTGGCGGCGCGCACGCTCGGGATCGTCCTGGAACCGGCGGGGGCGGCTGGCCTGGCGGCGATCGCCGAGGGTGAGGTCTCCGGTCACCGATTGGCCACAGTGCTGACCGGCGCCAACCCGCGTCCCGAACAGGTCCGGGAGCTGGCGGCCCGGCTGACACGGTCTGTCCGGAATTCGCCGGACCCGGCAGAAACCCGAACCTCTGGGAGCATCGGGCCCGCAGGACGTACAACTCTCTGA
- a CDS encoding lysine N(6)-hydroxylase/L-ornithine N(5)-oxygenase family protein, with protein sequence MGTLHSGPDSIYDILGVGFGPSNLALAIAVEEHNATAPAAERLRAGFLEKQPHFGWHRGMLIDDATMQVSFLKDLVTMRDPTSEFSFLCYLKDRGRLADFLNQKTLFPLRVEFHDYLEWAAARVDHLVGYSAEVLSIEPVVTEDGEVRWFDVISRDPDEPGRTVTHRARNISVATGLEPHLPPSTVLSDRVWHNSELIPRVAELTGAGTPVRRVLVLGAGQSAAEAVDYLHRTFDGAEVCAVFAKYGYTPADDSPFANRIFDPEAVDVYFNAPSEVKRSLFDYHRSTNYSVVDMDLIQSLYATAYREKVQGTERLRILNVSRIREVRALDDRLEVTVEFLPTGEQEVLTADVLLHATGYRPQDIGALLGEAAKLCLRDDEDSVRVGRDHRVEVTPEVTAGIYLQGGTEHTHGISSTLLSTIAVRAGEIRDSLLAGRAAAATALAGHPA encoded by the coding sequence GTGGGCACGCTGCACAGTGGGCCGGACAGCATCTACGACATTCTGGGAGTCGGTTTCGGACCCTCGAACCTCGCGCTGGCCATAGCCGTCGAGGAGCACAACGCGACGGCTCCCGCGGCGGAACGGCTCCGTGCCGGGTTCCTGGAGAAGCAACCGCATTTCGGCTGGCACCGGGGCATGCTCATCGACGACGCGACGATGCAGGTGTCCTTCCTGAAGGACCTGGTCACGATGCGCGACCCGACAAGTGAGTTCAGTTTCCTGTGCTACCTGAAAGACCGCGGCAGGCTGGCGGACTTTCTCAATCAGAAGACCCTTTTCCCGCTGCGCGTCGAGTTCCACGACTACCTCGAGTGGGCTGCCGCCCGGGTGGACCACCTGGTCGGCTACTCCGCCGAGGTCCTCTCCATCGAACCGGTGGTGACGGAGGACGGAGAGGTCCGCTGGTTCGACGTGATCAGCCGCGACCCGGATGAGCCGGGCCGCACCGTGACGCACCGGGCCCGCAACATCTCCGTGGCCACCGGCCTGGAACCCCACCTGCCGCCGAGCACCGTCCTTTCCGACCGGGTCTGGCACAACAGCGAACTGATCCCCCGCGTCGCCGAACTGACCGGCGCCGGCACCCCGGTGCGCCGCGTGCTGGTGCTCGGCGCCGGGCAGAGCGCCGCCGAGGCGGTCGACTACCTGCACCGCACCTTCGACGGAGCCGAGGTCTGCGCGGTCTTCGCCAAGTACGGCTACACCCCCGCCGACGACAGCCCCTTCGCCAACCGGATCTTCGACCCCGAGGCGGTCGACGTCTACTTCAACGCCCCCTCCGAGGTGAAGCGGTCCCTCTTCGACTACCACCGCAGCACCAACTACTCGGTGGTCGACATGGACCTCATCCAGTCCCTGTACGCGACCGCCTACCGCGAGAAGGTCCAGGGCACCGAGCGCCTGCGCATCCTCAACGTCTCCCGCATCCGGGAGGTGCGCGCTCTGGACGACCGCCTGGAGGTCACCGTGGAGTTCCTGCCCACCGGCGAGCAGGAAGTCCTCACCGCCGACGTTCTCCTCCACGCCACCGGCTACCGCCCCCAGGACATCGGCGCCCTCCTGGGCGAGGCGGCCAAGCTCTGCCTGCGCGACGACGAGGACTCCGTCCGGGTCGGCCGCGACCACCGCGTCGAGGTCACCCCCGAGGTCACCGCCGGTATCTACCTCCAGGGAGGCACCGAGCACACCCACGGCATCAGCTCCACCCTCCTGTCCACCATCGCCGTCCGCGCCGGCGAGATCCGCGACTCCCTCCTCGCCGGCCGCGCGGCCGCGGCGACCGCTCTCGCCGGTCACCCCGCCTGA
- a CDS encoding AAA family ATPase, which produces MTGIQAAGKSTVAQLLAERLPRSVHVRGDAFRRMVVGGREEMTPEPSEEALRQLRLRHRLTAQVSESYTEAGFTVVAQDVILGEHLAETVALIRVRPLRVVVLAPHPDAIAVREAGRDKDSYDVWAVRQLDHILRHETPRIGLWLDTSDQTPAETVEEILVRARSEP; this is translated from the coding sequence GTGACCGGCATTCAGGCGGCCGGGAAGTCGACCGTCGCGCAGCTGCTCGCCGAACGGCTGCCGCGCTCGGTGCACGTGCGCGGTGACGCGTTCCGCCGCATGGTGGTCGGAGGGCGGGAGGAGATGACTCCTGAGCCGTCGGAGGAAGCCCTGCGGCAGCTCCGGCTGCGCCATCGGCTGACCGCGCAGGTGAGTGAGAGCTATACCGAGGCGGGGTTCACCGTCGTCGCGCAGGACGTGATCCTCGGCGAGCATCTGGCCGAGACGGTCGCGCTGATCAGGGTCCGTCCGCTCCGCGTCGTCGTGCTCGCTCCGCACCCGGATGCCATAGCCGTCCGCGAGGCTGGGCGGGACAAGGATTCCTACGATGTGTGGGCGGTCAGGCAGCTGGATCACATCCTGCGGCATGAGACACCCCGCATCGGTCTCTGGCTGGACACCTCCGACCAGACGCCCGCCGAGACGGTTGAGGAGATCCTCGTCCGCGCGCGAAGCGAGCCCTGA
- a CDS encoding DUF6421 family protein, which produces MRAFPRVLFDEAHSESWTIRRDVAETMNPGHPDDNGYVRAADVLRRLGHTVAAHTEGPITPALLNSNDVFVIAHPSADRWERTTGLGSPVFPVEELDAIEAYVSDGGGLVVLAECEQEKYGSNLDELLARFGAGVEHTTVQDPRSAHNGVASWVLGSPVDADGQDLLAGARRACFYRAGVLTAPADATVLFRTSPTADPAGRPLAVALRHGRGRVVVLADSDLFGDDSIGDYDHTALWGNLVTWAARVPVPAAASGESAARAAFRELKDAVEAIRPLQAKDGSIEGDRDRAAELVSEIVDHVVRLAPRFPHDEAYLAAVVADFRKWVEQGLGVPDFLDSLDAFHPDTQRIDGLEHLVVFPMYTQNGTTFRHIEAVWIRTIWPEWLAELEGSGYDNPMFVPIAFEDFTSGYDTNSAVLFPETVAVRQTPPRFTWGGIFADREAARFRAVSEAAAATLKLALPPDAARLIESQDLAQDTFVLWDLIHDRTHSHGDLPFDPFMIKQRMPYWLYSLEELRCDLTAYGEAVKLEKEGVPHARYVRLAILFDRLFRFPITGDRVRNYDGLGGQLLFAYLHRNDIVRWTDNRLSVDWSRVADGVADLRGEVEKLYRDGIDRAKLAHWLAAHQLVAAYVAPHPASAWARGVDALPVEGFPKAVVDAVLPDEFPLSMFYEALRRKLGDVVEATKGIRA; this is translated from the coding sequence GTGAGAGCTTTCCCGCGCGTGCTGTTCGACGAGGCGCACAGCGAGTCGTGGACCATCCGGCGGGACGTGGCCGAGACGATGAATCCGGGACACCCTGACGACAACGGCTACGTCCGCGCCGCCGACGTCCTGCGCCGCCTGGGTCACACCGTGGCCGCGCACACCGAGGGCCCGATCACCCCCGCCCTGCTGAACTCCAACGACGTCTTCGTGATCGCGCACCCCTCGGCCGACCGCTGGGAGCGCACCACCGGACTGGGCAGCCCGGTCTTCCCCGTCGAGGAGCTCGACGCGATCGAGGCCTACGTCAGCGACGGCGGCGGCCTGGTCGTGCTGGCCGAGTGCGAGCAGGAGAAGTACGGCAGCAACCTCGACGAGCTGCTCGCCCGGTTCGGCGCCGGCGTCGAGCACACCACCGTCCAGGACCCCAGGAGCGCCCACAACGGCGTGGCCTCCTGGGTCCTGGGTTCTCCCGTCGACGCCGACGGCCAGGATCTCCTCGCCGGAGCCCGGCGCGCGTGCTTCTACCGTGCCGGAGTCCTGACCGCGCCCGCCGACGCGACCGTCCTGTTCCGGACGTCGCCCACCGCCGACCCCGCGGGCCGGCCGCTGGCGGTGGCGCTGCGACACGGCAGGGGCCGCGTCGTGGTGCTCGCCGACTCCGACCTGTTCGGCGACGACTCGATCGGCGACTACGACCACACCGCGCTCTGGGGCAACCTCGTCACCTGGGCCGCGCGCGTCCCCGTCCCGGCGGCGGCCAGCGGGGAGTCGGCGGCGCGTGCGGCGTTCCGGGAGCTCAAGGACGCCGTGGAGGCGATCAGGCCGCTCCAGGCCAAGGACGGTTCGATCGAGGGCGACCGTGACCGGGCGGCCGAGCTGGTCTCCGAGATCGTCGACCACGTCGTACGGCTCGCGCCCCGCTTCCCGCACGACGAGGCCTACCTGGCCGCGGTGGTCGCCGACTTCCGCAAGTGGGTCGAGCAGGGCCTGGGCGTGCCCGACTTCCTGGACTCGCTCGACGCCTTCCACCCCGACACCCAGCGGATCGACGGCCTGGAGCATCTGGTCGTCTTCCCGATGTACACCCAGAACGGCACCACCTTCCGGCACATCGAGGCCGTCTGGATCCGGACCATCTGGCCGGAGTGGCTGGCCGAGCTGGAGGGCTCCGGCTACGACAACCCGATGTTCGTGCCGATCGCGTTCGAGGACTTCACCTCCGGTTACGACACCAACTCCGCGGTGCTCTTCCCCGAGACGGTCGCCGTCCGGCAGACCCCGCCCCGCTTCACCTGGGGCGGCATCTTCGCCGACCGTGAGGCCGCCCGGTTCCGCGCGGTGAGCGAGGCCGCCGCGGCGACGCTCAAGCTGGCGCTGCCGCCGGACGCGGCCCGGCTGATCGAGTCGCAGGACCTGGCGCAGGACACCTTCGTCCTCTGGGACCTGATCCACGACCGCACCCACAGCCACGGCGACCTGCCCTTCGACCCGTTCATGATCAAGCAGCGCATGCCGTACTGGCTGTACTCCCTGGAGGAGCTCCGCTGCGACCTGACCGCGTACGGCGAGGCCGTGAAGCTGGAGAAGGAGGGCGTTCCGCACGCCCGCTACGTGCGGCTCGCGATCCTCTTCGACCGGCTCTTCCGCTTCCCGATCACCGGTGACCGGGTCCGCAACTACGACGGGCTCGGCGGCCAGCTCCTCTTCGCCTACCTGCACCGCAACGACATCGTCCGGTGGACCGACAACCGGCTGAGCGTCGACTGGAGCCGGGTCGCCGACGGGGTCGCGGACCTGCGCGGCGAGGTGGAGAAGCTCTACCGCGACGGCATCGACCGCGCCAAGCTCGCCCACTGGCTGGCCGCGCACCAGCTCGTCGCCGCCTACGTCGCGCCGCACCCCGCCTCCGCCTGGGCGCGCGGCGTGGACGCGCTGCCCGTCGAGGGGTTCCCGAAGGCCGTGGTGGACGCGGTGCTGCCCGACGAGTTCCCCCTGAGCATGTTCTACGAGGCCCTGCGTCGTAAGCTCGGCGATGTCGTCGAAGCCACGAAGGGGATCCGAGCATGA
- a CDS encoding SDR family NAD(P)-dependent oxidoreductase, with product MIILVTGAAGPAGQAVVRRFTDKGHTVVGVDKSGADGTLAVDLLDFDAVKRLARDVEAEHGHLDGIAHLVGGWRGAKTFAETDLADWDLLHDLLIRTLQHVTLAFEPLLKASGRGRFAIVSAKAAEHPTQGGAAYGTAKAASEAWTLAFADALAGTGATANILVVKALVNEAMRVASPERKFPGFTDVGDLAAAIEGLWDTDANGTRIDLTHG from the coding sequence ATGATCATCCTTGTTACCGGGGCGGCCGGCCCCGCCGGTCAGGCCGTCGTCCGCCGCTTCACCGACAAGGGCCACACGGTCGTCGGCGTGGACAAGTCCGGCGCCGACGGGACGCTGGCGGTCGACCTGCTCGACTTCGACGCGGTGAAGAGGCTCGCCCGGGACGTCGAGGCCGAGCACGGCCACCTGGACGGGATCGCCCATCTGGTCGGCGGCTGGCGCGGCGCCAAGACCTTCGCCGAAACGGACCTCGCGGACTGGGACCTCCTGCACGACCTGCTGATCCGCACCCTCCAGCACGTCACGCTCGCCTTCGAGCCGCTGCTGAAGGCGAGCGGGCGGGGCCGGTTCGCCATCGTCTCCGCCAAGGCGGCCGAGCACCCCACCCAGGGCGGCGCGGCCTACGGCACCGCCAAGGCCGCCTCCGAGGCATGGACCCTGGCCTTCGCCGACGCCCTGGCGGGCACCGGCGCGACGGCCAATATCCTGGTGGTGAAGGCGCTGGTGAACGAGGCCATGCGCGTGGCGAGCCCGGAACGGAAGTTCCCCGGCTTCACCGACGTCGGCGATCTCGCCGCGGCGATCGAGGGTCTCTGGGACACCGACGCCAACGGCACCAGGATCGACCTCACCCACGGGTGA
- a CDS encoding threonine aldolase family protein, which yields MTDAIRRHDPLVKGFASDNYAGVHPEILQAIALANGGHQTSYGGDVYTQALQEVFRKHFGPAAEAWPVFNGTGANVVALRAMTAHWEAVVCTESAHIHTDEGGAPERTAGLKLLPVPTPDGKLTPELIDRQAWGFGDEHRAQPKVVSITQTTELGTLYTPEEIAAICEHAHGLGMLVHLDGSRATNAAAALDVPLRAFTTDAGVDVLSFGGTKAGLMFGEAVVVLNPDAVRGLRYLRKTAMQLASKMRFVSVQFEALLGGDLWLRNARNANAMARRLADAVREIPGVEVPRPVQANAVFAILPPEVTERLQKRFRFYTWNEATGEVRWMTAFDTTEADVDAFARAVAEEIRS from the coding sequence GTGACCGACGCGATTCGCAGGCATGACCCGCTGGTGAAGGGTTTCGCCAGCGACAACTACGCCGGGGTGCACCCGGAGATCCTCCAGGCGATCGCCCTGGCCAACGGGGGGCACCAGACCTCCTACGGCGGCGACGTCTACACCCAGGCGCTGCAGGAGGTCTTCAGAAAGCACTTCGGCCCGGCGGCCGAGGCCTGGCCGGTGTTCAACGGCACCGGCGCCAACGTGGTGGCGCTCCGCGCGATGACCGCCCACTGGGAGGCGGTGGTCTGCACCGAGTCGGCCCACATCCACACCGACGAGGGCGGGGCACCGGAGCGTACGGCCGGGCTCAAGCTGCTGCCCGTTCCCACTCCGGACGGCAAGCTCACCCCGGAGCTGATCGACCGGCAGGCGTGGGGCTTCGGCGACGAGCACCGTGCCCAGCCCAAGGTGGTCTCGATCACACAGACCACCGAGCTGGGCACGCTCTACACCCCTGAGGAGATCGCGGCGATCTGCGAGCACGCCCACGGGCTGGGCATGCTCGTCCACCTCGACGGTTCCCGCGCCACCAACGCGGCCGCCGCGCTGGACGTGCCGCTGCGCGCGTTCACCACGGACGCGGGGGTGGACGTGCTGTCCTTCGGTGGCACCAAGGCCGGGCTGATGTTCGGCGAGGCCGTCGTGGTGCTCAACCCCGACGCCGTGCGCGGCCTGCGCTACCTGCGCAAGACCGCGATGCAGCTCGCCTCCAAGATGCGGTTCGTCTCGGTGCAGTTCGAGGCGCTGCTCGGCGGCGACCTGTGGCTGCGCAACGCCCGCAACGCCAACGCCATGGCCCGGCGGCTGGCCGACGCCGTCCGGGAGATCCCGGGCGTCGAGGTGCCGCGCCCGGTGCAGGCCAACGCGGTCTTCGCGATCCTGCCGCCGGAGGTGACCGAGCGCCTGCAGAAGCGCTTCCGGTTCTACACCTGGAACGAGGCCACCGGCGAGGTCCGCTGGATGACCGCGTTCGACACCACCGAGGCCGACGTGGACGCCTTTGCCCGCGCGGTCGCGGAGGAGATAAGATCCTGA